A genome region from Flavobacterium sp. CFS9 includes the following:
- a CDS encoding DUF6607 family protein: MISKSLYFSAVMALACSLGFSQDKKQQDIKSIKSMCGCYEVKFNFAETFQYAKDSATYKPSETKHESALEWVELLEDTPNKIVMQHLLIVSDDMIIKHWRQDWLYENTDLYTFNKGTSWKYKKLDKKAVKGQWTQKVFQVDDSPRYEGSSTWVHVDGQNYWANIADAPLPRREQTKRNDYNVLKRRNIHEITATGWNHEQDNDKLVRDDSGKDVLLAQEKGLDVYTKVPDIKCIAAQKWWKENNALWKNVRDKWQTLFDRHQDLNLEAKVDRKALYSLLFDLKPTATKAESDAIINKFVK, from the coding sequence CATCAAATCCATCAAATCTATGTGTGGTTGTTACGAAGTGAAGTTTAATTTCGCAGAAACTTTCCAATACGCTAAAGATTCTGCAACTTATAAACCATCTGAAACCAAACACGAATCTGCATTAGAATGGGTAGAGTTATTAGAAGACACTCCTAACAAAATTGTAATGCAACACTTATTAATAGTCAGCGACGATATGATCATCAAACACTGGAGACAAGACTGGTTGTATGAAAACACTGACTTATACACCTTTAATAAAGGAACTTCATGGAAATATAAAAAACTGGACAAAAAAGCGGTAAAAGGTCAATGGACGCAAAAAGTATTTCAGGTAGACGATAGTCCACGTTACGAAGGATCTTCTACATGGGTACACGTAGACGGACAAAACTACTGGGCAAACATTGCTGATGCACCACTTCCAAGAAGAGAGCAAACGAAACGTAATGACTATAATGTTTTAAAAAGAAGAAACATTCACGAAATTACAGCTACAGGATGGAATCATGAGCAGGACAATGACAAATTGGTACGTGACGACAGCGGAAAAGATGTTCTGTTAGCTCAGGAAAAAGGTTTAGACGTTTACACTAAAGTTCCGGATATTAAATGTATCGCAGCTCAAAAATGGTGGAAAGAAAACAATGCTCTTTGGAAAAACGTTCGTGACAAATGGCAAACTCTTTTTGACAGACACCAGGACTTAAACTTAGAAGCTAAAGTAGACAGAAAAGCACTTTACTCTCTTTTATTTGATTTAAAACCAACTGCTACAAAAGCAGAAAGTGATGCAATCATCAACAAATTTGTAAAATAA
- the argS gene encoding arginine--tRNA ligase, translating into MSLSQILTPSIQKAIQALFDVTVEKIEFQTTRKEFEGDITMVIFPLLKVIKSNPVELGNKIGNYLVENVSEVARFNVVSGFLNIVIADSYYLNFFNEIKDNTKFGYVTPSPEDKAIMVEYSSPNTNKPLHLGHVRNNLLGYSVAEIIKASGKKVYKTQIINDRGIHICKSMLAWQKFGNGETPESSNLKGDKLVGKYYVEFDKAYKAEISQLMETGKTEEEAKKQSPIIIEAQEMLKKWESGDEEVISLWKMMNQWVYDGFATTYTNLGVNFDRYYYESNTYLLGKDVVQVGLDKGVFEKDPDGSVWIDLTDEGLDRKIVLRSDGTAVYMTQDIGTAIQRVKDMPDVGGMVYTVGNEQDYHFKVLFLILKKLGFDWASSLYHLSYGMVDLPSGKMKSREGTVVDADDLMQDMTDTAKQISEDLGKLDSYSTEEKAKLYQTIGLGALKYYILKVDPKKRILFNPEESVDFAGNTGPFIQYTYARIQSIIRKADFDFSAKTNTEELHEKEKELVKQIELFPEVIQNAAHNHSPALIANYTYDLVKEYNSFYQSVHILGEVDLTKKVFRVQLSQKVAEVIKAAFSLLGIEVPERM; encoded by the coding sequence ATGTCATTATCACAAATTCTTACACCTTCTATACAAAAAGCAATACAAGCATTATTTGATGTTACTGTTGAGAAAATCGAATTTCAAACCACCCGAAAGGAGTTTGAAGGCGACATCACAATGGTGATTTTTCCTTTATTGAAAGTAATTAAGAGTAATCCTGTTGAACTGGGGAATAAAATTGGAAATTATCTGGTAGAGAATGTTTCCGAAGTAGCACGCTTTAATGTGGTTTCGGGATTTTTGAATATTGTTATTGCAGACAGTTATTATTTGAATTTCTTTAATGAAATAAAAGACAACACCAAGTTCGGATATGTAACACCAAGTCCGGAAGATAAAGCAATCATGGTCGAATATTCTTCGCCAAATACTAATAAACCTTTACACTTAGGTCACGTACGTAACAACTTGTTAGGGTATTCTGTAGCTGAAATTATAAAAGCATCGGGAAAAAAAGTGTACAAAACACAAATTATCAACGATCGTGGAATTCATATTTGTAAATCGATGCTGGCCTGGCAGAAGTTTGGTAATGGTGAAACTCCGGAAAGTTCAAATCTAAAAGGAGATAAATTAGTAGGTAAATACTATGTTGAGTTTGATAAAGCTTACAAAGCAGAGATTTCTCAACTAATGGAAACCGGAAAAACAGAGGAAGAGGCAAAAAAACAGTCTCCAATCATTATTGAGGCACAAGAGATGCTTAAAAAATGGGAGTCAGGAGATGAAGAGGTAATTTCTCTTTGGAAAATGATGAACCAATGGGTTTATGATGGTTTTGCTACTACTTATACTAATCTGGGTGTTAATTTCGATAGATACTACTACGAGAGCAATACTTATCTGTTAGGAAAAGATGTCGTTCAGGTAGGTCTGGACAAAGGCGTTTTTGAAAAAGATCCTGATGGTTCAGTTTGGATTGATCTTACCGATGAAGGTTTGGATCGTAAAATTGTTTTGCGTTCGGACGGAACTGCTGTGTATATGACACAGGATATCGGGACAGCCATTCAGCGTGTTAAAGATATGCCGGATGTTGGCGGAATGGTATATACAGTAGGTAACGAACAGGATTATCACTTTAAAGTCCTGTTTCTGATTTTGAAAAAACTTGGTTTTGACTGGGCTTCAAGCTTGTATCATTTGTCATACGGAATGGTTGATTTGCCTTCAGGGAAAATGAAAAGCCGTGAAGGAACAGTGGTAGATGCCGATGATTTGATGCAGGATATGACCGATACAGCGAAACAAATATCTGAAGATTTAGGAAAACTGGACAGTTATTCAACCGAAGAAAAAGCCAAATTGTACCAAACCATTGGTCTTGGGGCATTGAAATATTATATCTTAAAAGTAGATCCAAAAAAACGTATTTTGTTTAATCCTGAAGAATCTGTTGATTTTGCTGGAAATACAGGGCCGTTTATTCAGTACACTTACGCCAGAATTCAATCGATAATCCGTAAAGCTGATTTTGATTTTTCGGCAAAGACAAATACAGAAGAATTACACGAGAAAGAAAAAGAGCTCGTAAAACAAATTGAACTTTTCCCGGAAGTAATTCAGAATGCGGCACACAATCATAGTCCGGCGCTGATTGCTAATTATACTTATGACTTGGTAAAAGAGTACAATTCTTTTTATCAGTCGGTACATATATTAGGAGAAGTAGATTTGACTAAAAAAGTATTCAGAGTGCAGCTTTCGCAAAAAGTAGCTGAGGTTATCAAAGCCGCTTTTAGTTTGCTGGGAATCGAAGTTCCGGAGCGCATGTAA
- a CDS encoding TonB-dependent receptor yields MKLKFFLFVLLGVITTANAQNSGSVSGKITEKSNSAPISYATISVKENGKVVAGVNSDDHGDFSIKNLALKSYTIEIQYIGFRKYVGSLILSDNKKTATINVSLEEEATQLKGVNIVSERSTIEQKIDRKVITVGKDLTTAGASASDIMNNIPSVNVDQDGKLSLRGNDNVRVLIDGRPSNIDPAQLLKQIPSTSIKKIELITNPSAKYNPEGMSGIINIILHKNSNTGFNGSYSGGITFGEVAKYNQSLDLNYKTGKVNFFGNVGQNFGTYYNDGFINRYDQDIRQKIDVVNENDSYLYKIGMDYFINDHNTLSFYTNQNKSNGKFFVDTNIDYSNVSSSDIANMLQKSKYTGPDNVGTYNLAYKHLFKKEGHTLDFEANYSNNKETQNAGFDTQITKKDNTSGNQSYNDYIAGTRKLSTINVDYVNPLNDKTTLEAGAEARITKTNNDYITGNPVAELPVSNYTYDTDIYSAYVTFGQKYKKFSYQLGARFESYKVVANLNHGLDKFNDDYITLYPSAYFTYNLNEKNTIQLSYSRRVDRPSLEQTKPIREFSTPLITALGNSDLRPQFTNSVEVNYTKTLEKGSFTAGVFVRSINDQISRVLLPDNSDPSGNKQILTYANFDSNTAYGFEASFTYKIAKWWDISPSIDFSSINQQGVVFEYDPVTQKSNPLDRKITVAAFNGRMNSNFKVNKRLSFLLFGFYRGEVQGLQNNSHAMYKMDMGSRYTLLDNKMNISLRFNDVFNTMKFAFDSMYPYSHSGQFTWESQTVYLGLTYNFGGAKIKNLQRKQREDNTNKGGGGLF; encoded by the coding sequence ATGAAACTAAAATTCTTTCTGTTTGTATTACTGGGTGTAATAACAACGGCAAATGCACAGAATTCAGGAAGTGTTTCCGGAAAAATTACTGAAAAATCAAACAGCGCTCCTATTTCTTACGCAACCATCTCGGTTAAAGAAAACGGAAAAGTAGTCGCAGGAGTTAATTCTGATGATCACGGAGATTTCTCTATCAAAAATCTGGCTTTAAAAAGTTATACTATCGAAATTCAATACATTGGATTTAGAAAATATGTAGGCTCTTTAATTTTAAGTGACAACAAAAAAACAGCAACCATTAATGTATCACTTGAAGAAGAAGCTACTCAGCTTAAAGGAGTGAACATTGTGAGCGAGCGTTCGACAATCGAGCAAAAAATTGACCGAAAAGTAATTACTGTCGGAAAAGATTTAACTACTGCCGGTGCTTCTGCCTCTGACATCATGAACAACATTCCATCTGTAAACGTAGATCAGGATGGTAAACTTTCGCTTCGCGGAAACGATAACGTTCGTGTATTGATCGACGGAAGACCTTCAAACATTGATCCTGCTCAGTTGTTGAAACAAATTCCGTCAACGTCAATCAAAAAAATTGAACTGATCACCAATCCAAGTGCGAAGTACAATCCTGAGGGAATGTCTGGTATCATCAACATCATCCTGCACAAAAATTCTAATACAGGTTTCAACGGAAGTTACAGTGGCGGAATCACTTTTGGAGAAGTAGCCAAATACAATCAGTCATTAGATTTGAACTATAAAACAGGAAAAGTAAATTTCTTTGGAAACGTAGGACAAAACTTTGGAACTTACTATAATGATGGTTTCATCAACAGATACGATCAGGACATTCGTCAAAAAATTGATGTTGTAAACGAAAATGATTCTTACCTGTATAAAATCGGAATGGATTATTTTATCAATGACCACAATACTTTATCTTTCTATACCAATCAGAACAAATCAAACGGTAAGTTTTTTGTAGATACGAATATTGATTACAGCAATGTAAGCAGCTCTGATATTGCTAACATGTTGCAAAAATCAAAATATACCGGTCCGGATAACGTAGGAACTTACAACCTGGCTTACAAACATCTCTTTAAAAAAGAAGGTCATACTTTAGATTTTGAAGCTAATTACAGTAATAATAAAGAAACTCAAAATGCCGGTTTCGACACACAAATTACTAAAAAAGACAATACGAGCGGTAACCAGTCTTATAACGATTATATTGCAGGTACTCGTAAATTGAGCACTATAAATGTTGATTACGTAAATCCGTTAAACGACAAAACGACTCTTGAAGCAGGTGCTGAGGCCAGAATTACAAAAACTAACAACGATTATATCACCGGAAATCCGGTAGCAGAGCTTCCTGTTTCCAATTATACTTATGATACTGATATTTACTCGGCTTATGTAACGTTCGGTCAGAAATACAAAAAATTCAGCTACCAATTAGGAGCTCGTTTCGAAAGCTATAAAGTAGTAGCAAATTTGAATCACGGTCTTGACAAATTCAACGATGATTATATTACGTTGTACCCTTCGGCTTATTTTACTTATAACCTGAACGAAAAAAACACTATACAGTTAAGCTACAGCCGTCGTGTAGACCGTCCGAGTTTAGAGCAGACAAAACCTATTCGTGAGTTTTCTACTCCTTTGATTACAGCATTAGGAAATTCAGATTTGAGACCTCAGTTTACAAACTCTGTTGAAGTAAACTATACTAAAACTTTAGAAAAAGGAAGTTTTACGGCAGGTGTTTTCGTAAGAAGTATCAACGATCAAATTAGCCGCGTTTTACTTCCGGACAATTCTGACCCAAGTGGTAACAAACAAATCCTGACTTATGCCAACTTTGACAGTAACACTGCTTATGGTTTTGAAGCTTCTTTCACTTATAAAATTGCAAAATGGTGGGACATTTCACCATCGATTGACTTTTCAAGCATCAACCAGCAAGGTGTAGTATTTGAATACGATCCGGTAACTCAAAAAAGTAATCCTTTGGACAGAAAAATTACGGTTGCCGCTTTTAACGGACGTATGAATTCTAACTTCAAAGTAAACAAAAGATTAAGCTTCTTATTATTCGGATTTTACAGAGGTGAAGTCCAAGGTCTTCAAAATAACAGTCATGCGATGTACAAAATGGATATGGGGTCACGCTATACTTTGTTAGACAACAAAATGAACATCAGTTTACGTTTCAACGACGTATTTAACACTATGAAATTTGCTTTCGATTCTATGTATCCTTACTCACATTCAGGACAATTTACATGGGAGAGTCAAACCGTTTATTTAGGTTTAACTTACAACTTTGGAGGTGCAAAAATCAAAAACCTGCAACGTAAACAAAGAGAAGACAATACCAATAAAGGTGGAGGCGGATTGTTCTAA
- a CDS encoding TonB-dependent receptor, which produces MKLKLLLLVLLTTMTALQAQTSGTVSGKITEKSNHAPISYATVSLKDNGKIVLGVNTDDNGDFTLKNLTLKNYTIEIQYIGFKKYTGSVILSEDRKEAILKIALEEEATQLKGVNIISERSTIEQKLDRKVITVGKDLTTAGATASEIMNNIPSVNVDQNGKISLRGNDNVRVLIDGRPSNIDPAQLLKQIPSTSIKKIELITNPSAKYNPEGMSGIINIILLKNTNIGFNGSYSGGITIGEATKHNQSLNLNYKNGKVNFYGNAGQNFGTYFFDSSLQRFDQDIRQQINFKSNADSHLYKIGMDYFIDAQNTISFYTNQSKYNQDVFVDANINFNDNNADISSILQNSRYFGPQKLGTYNLAYKHLFKKEGHTLDIEGNFSTYNATQQGNFDTQNSTPDHTVKKVSHTDLNKSHRNLNTINLDYVNPLNEKTTLELGAEARITKSENSYVRTNPTDLTGNQPIHYTYDTDIYSAYATFGQKFSKFSYQLGVRFESYKAAANFNYGQDKFNDDYLTLYPSAYFTYNLNTKNTIQLSYSRRVDRPSLEQTRPIREFSTPLVTTLGNPELRPQFTNSVELNYTKTLEKGSFTFGVYVRSINDQISRVTYPDETDTAGNKIIESYTNFNRNTAYGFEASFNYKITKWWNISPSIDFSSIDQQGIVFSLNPTTNIGIPLERKITVSALNSRISSNFKVNQRMSFLLFGFYSGPTDGLQSNSHEMYKIDAGARYTLLNDKMNISLRFNDIFDTMKYSFDAQYPYPHTGQNTWENQTVYLGLTYNFGGAKITGMNRKTREENNIGSSSGVL; this is translated from the coding sequence ATGAAATTAAAATTACTTTTATTAGTCTTACTGACTACAATGACAGCTCTTCAGGCGCAAACTTCCGGAACAGTTTCCGGAAAAATTACCGAAAAATCCAACCATGCTCCTATTTCGTATGCTACAGTTTCGCTTAAAGACAATGGAAAAATTGTCTTGGGAGTAAACACCGACGATAATGGCGATTTTACCCTTAAAAATCTGACTTTAAAAAATTACACAATCGAAATTCAATATATCGGATTTAAGAAATACACGGGATCTGTTATTTTAAGCGAAGATCGTAAAGAAGCCATTCTTAAAATTGCTCTTGAAGAAGAAGCCACACAACTTAAGGGTGTAAATATTATCAGCGAACGCTCAACCATTGAACAAAAACTGGATCGAAAAGTAATTACGGTTGGCAAAGATCTGACCACTGCCGGAGCTACAGCTTCTGAGATTATGAATAATATTCCATCTGTCAATGTAGATCAGAACGGAAAAATTTCGCTTCGCGGAAATGATAACGTGCGAGTATTGATTGACGGAAGACCCAGTAATATTGATCCGGCTCAATTGCTAAAACAAATTCCATCAACCTCTATTAAAAAAATTGAGCTGATCACCAATCCAAGTGCCAAATACAATCCGGAGGGCATGTCAGGGATCATAAACATTATTTTACTTAAAAACACCAATATAGGTTTTAATGGTAGTTACAGCGGTGGAATAACTATTGGAGAAGCTACGAAACACAATCAATCGCTGAATTTAAATTACAAAAACGGGAAAGTAAATTTTTATGGAAATGCCGGTCAAAATTTCGGGACCTATTTTTTCGACAGTTCCCTTCAAAGATTTGATCAGGATATTCGTCAACAAATAAACTTTAAATCGAATGCTGACTCTCATCTTTATAAAATTGGAATGGATTATTTCATTGACGCACAAAACACTATTTCTTTTTACACGAATCAGAGTAAATACAATCAGGATGTATTTGTTGACGCCAATATAAACTTCAACGATAATAATGCTGACATCAGCAGCATCTTGCAAAATTCCAGATATTTTGGACCTCAAAAACTGGGAACTTATAATCTGGCCTACAAACACCTCTTTAAAAAAGAAGGCCACACTTTAGATATTGAAGGAAACTTTAGTACTTACAATGCCACTCAGCAAGGAAATTTTGACACTCAAAACAGCACTCCTGATCATACGGTAAAAAAGGTAAGCCATACTGATTTAAACAAAAGCCATCGTAACTTAAATACAATCAACCTGGACTACGTTAATCCATTAAACGAAAAAACGACTCTCGAACTGGGTGCCGAAGCCAGAATCACAAAATCAGAAAATAGTTATGTCCGAACAAACCCTACTGATCTTACCGGGAATCAACCGATACATTATACTTATGATACCGATATTTATTCTGCTTATGCCACGTTTGGTCAGAAATTCAGTAAATTCAGTTATCAGTTAGGCGTTCGTTTTGAAAGTTATAAAGCAGCTGCTAATTTCAACTACGGTCAGGATAAGTTTAATGATGATTATTTAACGCTCTATCCATCGGCTTATTTTACTTATAATCTAAATACAAAAAACACCATACAATTGAGCTATAGCCGTCGTGTTGATCGTCCTAGTTTAGAGCAGACAAGACCTATTCGTGAATTTTCTACCCCACTGGTTACTACATTGGGAAATCCGGAACTAAGACCTCAATTTACCAATTCAGTAGAGCTCAATTATACTAAAACCTTAGAAAAAGGAAGTTTTACTTTTGGAGTTTACGTCAGAAGTATCAACGATCAGATCAGCAGAGTAACATATCCGGACGAGACAGATACCGCCGGTAATAAAATAATTGAATCATATACCAACTTTAATCGTAATACTGCCTACGGATTTGAAGCTTCTTTTAATTACAAAATCACAAAATGGTGGAACATCTCTCCGTCTATCGACTTTTCAAGCATTGATCAACAGGGAATTGTTTTTTCATTAAACCCAACAACAAATATAGGAATACCTCTTGAGCGAAAAATTACGGTTTCGGCTTTAAACAGCCGTATCAGTTCTAATTTTAAAGTGAACCAGCGTATGAGCTTTTTACTATTCGGATTTTACAGCGGTCCAACTGATGGCCTGCAAAGCAACAGTCATGAAATGTACAAAATAGATGCAGGCGCCCGTTATACTTTGCTAAACGACAAAATGAATATAAGCCTTCGTTTTAACGATATTTTCGACACCATGAAATATTCTTTTGACGCGCAATATCCTTATCCGCACACAGGACAGAATACCTGGGAAAACCAAACCGTTTATTTAGGTCTGACTTATAATTTTGGAGGAGCAAAAATCACTGGTATGAACCGTAAAACAAGAGAAGAAAATAATATCGGGAGCAGCAGTGGAGTCCTTTAA
- a CDS encoding SymE family type I addiction module toxin: MRTNKRQTIRRPDVRSLKIQPKMRFNEYSQKKVPEIKLCGNWLQKLGFEFDERVIVTCMPNLLIIRPIEESNQLS; this comes from the coding sequence ATGCGAACCAACAAGAGACAAACAATCAGGCGCCCGGATGTGCGCAGTCTGAAAATCCAACCCAAAATGAGATTTAATGAATACAGTCAGAAAAAAGTTCCTGAGATCAAACTCTGCGGAAACTGGCTGCAGAAACTTGGCTTCGAATTTGATGAACGGGTAATTGTAACCTGTATGCCTAATCTGCTTATTATTCGACCAATCGAAGAGTCAAATCAATTAAGTTAA
- a CDS encoding copper homeostasis protein CutC has product MKRNQLEIACFNYESAIIAQESGADRIELCDNMLLGGTTPNLETAKRVREKLTIKMHVIIRPRGGDFVYTGEEFTEMKQDIKQLKELGVDGFVFGILNQDGSVNKEQNLELVKLASPLSCTFHRAFDVVDSIEKGLEEVIECGFQTILTSGRGKNVEEGILDLELIQKLAGDRIVIMPGGGLRSSNIKLLQEKLQPTFYHSSAITGGIEIADADEIQKIKAEF; this is encoded by the coding sequence ATGAAAAGAAATCAACTGGAAATAGCCTGTTTCAATTACGAATCGGCAATAATTGCACAGGAAAGCGGTGCAGACAGAATAGAATTATGTGACAATATGCTGCTTGGCGGGACAACACCAAATTTAGAAACAGCAAAAAGAGTACGGGAAAAACTAACCATAAAAATGCATGTGATCATCAGACCTCGTGGCGGTGATTTTGTTTATACGGGGGAAGAGTTTACAGAAATGAAACAGGACATAAAACAACTGAAAGAATTGGGAGTTGATGGTTTTGTTTTCGGAATTCTAAATCAGGATGGGAGTGTAAACAAAGAACAGAATTTGGAATTGGTAAAACTAGCCAGTCCGCTTTCGTGTACTTTTCATCGTGCTTTTGATGTGGTTGATTCAATCGAAAAAGGGCTGGAAGAGGTAATCGAATGTGGTTTTCAAACGATACTCACTTCGGGAAGAGGAAAAAATGTTGAAGAAGGAATTTTGGATTTAGAACTGATTCAGAAATTAGCGGGAGACCGAATCGTAATCATGCCCGGCGGCGGTTTGCGATCTTCAAATATTAAACTGCTACAAGAAAAATTACAGCCTACTTTTTATCACTCTTCTGCCATTACAGGTGGTATAGAGATTGCAGATGCAGATGAAATACAAAAAATAAAAGCTGAGTTCTAA
- a CDS encoding GIY-YIG nuclease family protein, translating to MKLYYVYILKCSDNSYYTGVANNIERRLNEHQSALNKSCYTFNRRPLELVFYTDFNDVLQAISFEKQVKGWSRKKKEAIINDKWDDLKQLAECLNETSHMNYVNKKS from the coding sequence ATGAAATTGTATTATGTTTATATCCTGAAATGTTCTGATAATAGTTATTACACCGGAGTTGCAAATAATATTGAAAGAAGATTGAACGAGCATCAATCGGCTTTAAATAAGAGTTGTTATACTTTTAATAGAAGACCTTTAGAGCTGGTTTTTTATACTGATTTTAATGATGTTCTTCAGGCTATTTCATTCGAAAAACAAGTAAAAGGCTGGAGTCGAAAAAAGAAAGAAGCCATTATAAATGATAAATGGGATGATTTGAAACAGCTGGCTGAATGCTTAAATGAAACGAGTCATATGAATTACGTTAATAAGAAGTCATAG
- a CDS encoding 3-oxoacyl-ACP synthase III family protein encodes MYHSKIAGLGYYVPSNVVTNDDLSKIIDTNDEWIQERTGIQERRHIIRGEDTTTTMGVKAAKIAIERSGVAKEDIDFVVFATLSPDYYFPGPGVLVQRDLGLRTVGALDVRNQCSGFVYALSVADQYIKTGMYKNILVIGSEVHSTGLDMTTRGRGVSVIFGDGAGAAVVSREEDLTKGILSTHLHSEGQHAEELALQAPGMGARWVTDIIADNDPNDESYYPYMNGQFVFKNAVVRFAEVINEGLEANGLQVSDIDMLIPHQANLRISQFIQNKFKLSDDQVHNNIQKYGNTTAASIPIALTEAWEQGKIKSGDTVVLAAFGSGFTWASAIIKW; translated from the coding sequence ATGTATCATTCAAAAATAGCGGGCTTAGGATATTATGTCCCTTCAAATGTTGTGACCAACGATGATTTGTCTAAGATAATTGATACCAATGATGAATGGATTCAGGAGAGAACTGGAATTCAGGAGCGTAGACATATTATTCGTGGAGAAGATACCACAACTACAATGGGTGTAAAAGCAGCTAAAATTGCTATAGAACGTTCTGGCGTAGCCAAAGAAGATATTGATTTTGTAGTTTTTGCTACCTTAAGTCCGGATTATTATTTTCCAGGACCTGGAGTTTTGGTACAGCGTGATTTAGGATTACGCACTGTAGGAGCACTTGATGTTAGAAATCAATGTTCAGGTTTTGTTTATGCATTGTCGGTTGCCGATCAGTACATCAAAACCGGAATGTACAAAAACATCCTTGTTATTGGTTCCGAAGTACATTCAACAGGACTAGACATGACTACTCGTGGTCGTGGAGTTTCGGTAATTTTTGGAGATGGAGCAGGAGCGGCAGTTGTAAGCCGTGAAGAAGATTTGACCAAAGGAATCTTATCGACACATTTACATTCAGAAGGACAGCATGCCGAAGAATTGGCTTTGCAGGCACCGGGAATGGGAGCACGTTGGGTAACCGATATTATAGCTGATAATGATCCGAACGATGAGAGTTACTATCCTTATATGAATGGACAGTTTGTATTTAAAAATGCCGTGGTTCGTTTTGCTGAAGTAATCAATGAAGGATTAGAAGCAAATGGTTTGCAGGTTTCAGATATTGATATGTTGATTCCTCATCAGGCGAATTTAAGAATTTCACAATTCATTCAAAACAAATTCAAATTGAGTGACGATCAGGTACACAATAATATTCAGAAATACGGAAATACCACAGCAGCCTCTATTCCGATTGCTCTGACTGAAGCTTGGGAACAAGGAAAAATCAAATCCGGAGATACAGTGGTACTGGCTGCTTTTGGTAGCGGTTTTACCTGGGCAAGTGCAATCATTAAATGGTAA